A genomic stretch from Oreochromis aureus strain Israel breed Guangdong linkage group 17, ZZ_aureus, whole genome shotgun sequence includes:
- the slc38a2 gene encoding sodium-coupled neutral amino acid transporter 2 isoform X1, producing the protein MPEMRDFNNAPEDDSSSSNSSEYPCPKKVPLDGQYPDFDAECQNFLPEHTGKKKYATESQGSASFGMSVFNLGNAIMGSGILGLSFAMANTGIALFVILLASVAIFSLYSVHLLLKTANEGGALVYEQLGYKAFGTPGKLAASLSITMQNIGAMSSYLYIVKYELPTVIKAFTGANDDQWYVNGDYLVLLVSVGIILPLSLLKNLGYLGYTSGLSLLCMVFFLIVVIIKKFEIPCPLPEIHDHNLTHSLNISHSSHSDNTSDEDTCKPKYFVVNSQTVYAVPIITFAFVCHPAILPMYDELKDRSRRKMQNVANVSFLAMFIMYLLAALFGYLTFNQHVGDELLHTYTRVYKFDVLLLIVRLAVLTAVTLTVPVVLFPIRTTVNHLLCPSKGFSWVRHTAITVFLLAGTNAMVIFVPTIRDIFGFIGASAAAMLIFILPSAFYIRLVKKESMKSRQKIGALVFLILGIVVMFGSMTLIILDWIKNATSDSGH; encoded by the exons aTGCCCGAGATGAGAGATTTCAACAATGCTCCAGAAGATGACAGCAGCAGCTCAAACAGCAGTGAATACCCATGCCCAAAGAAGGTGCCACTGGATGG ccaATACCCCGATTTTGACGCAGAGTGCCAAAACTTCCTCCCTGAACACACGGGCAAGAAGAAGTATGCTACTGAATCT CAGGGTAGTGCCTCCTTTGGCATGTCCGTCTTCAACCTGGGCAACGCCATCATGGGCAGTGGCATCCTGGGTCTGTCCTTTGCCATGGCCAACACTGGCATCGCCCTGTTTGT GATTCTCCTCGCGTCTGTCGCCATCTTCTCCTTGTATTCTGTGCACTTGTTGCTGAAGACGGCCAATGAAGGGG GCGCACTGGTGTACGAGCAGTTGGGTTACAAAGCCTTCGGGACACCGGGGAAACTCGCAGCCTCCCTCTCCATCACCATGCAAAACATTGGAG CCATGTCAAGCTACCTCTACATTGTGAAATACGAGCTGCCCACCGTTATAAAAGCTTTCACAGGAGCCAACGACGA TCAGTGGTACGTCAACGGTGACTACCTGGTGTTGCTGGTTAGTGTTGGCATTATCCTGCCCCTGTCGCTGCTAAAGAACTTAG GTTACCTTGGTTACACAAGTGGTCTGTCACTGCTGTGCATGGTCTTTTTCCTGATCGTG GTGATCATCAAAAAGTTCGAGATCCCATGTCCTCTCCCTGAGATTCACGACCACAACTTGACTCATTCGTTGAACATCTCACACAGCTCACACAGCGACAATACTTCTGACGAGGACACCTGCAAGCCAAAATACTTTGTCGTCAACTCACAG ACTGTTTATGCTGTCCCTATTATTACCTTCGCCTTTGTGTGCCACCCCGCCATCCTGCCCATGTACGACGAGCTCAAAGA CCGTTCCCGCAGGAAGATGCAGAATGTCGCCAATGTTTCTTTCCTGGCTATGTTCATCATGTACCTGCTGGCTGCCCTTTTCGGATACCTGACTTTTAACC AGCACGTGGGAGATGAGCTGCTGCATACCTACACCAGGGTCTACAAGTTTGATGTGCTCCTGTTGATTGTCCGTCTGGCTGTGCTGACCGCTGTCACCCTTACTGTCCCTGTTGTCCTCTTCCCT ATTCGTACCACTGTCAACCACCTCCTGTGCCCTTCTAAGGGATTCAGCTGGGTTCGCCACACTGCCATCACTGTGTTCTTGCTGGCTGGCACAAATGCCATGGTTATTTTCGTTCCCACCATCAGGGACATCTTTGGCTTTATAG GCGCTTCTGCTGCTGCCATGCTCATCTTCATCCTGCCTTCAGCTTTCTACATCAGACTGGTCAAGAAAGAGTCCATGAAGTCAAGGCAAAAGATCGGG GCATTAGTCTTCCTCATTCTCGGTATTGTGGTCATGTTTGGCAGCATGACCCTCATCATCCTGGACTGGATCAAGAACGCCACAAGCGACAGTGGACACTAA
- the slc38a2 gene encoding sodium-coupled neutral amino acid transporter 2 isoform X2: MPEMRDFNNAPEDDSSSSNSSEYPCPKKVPLDGQYPDFDAECQNFLPEHTGKKKYATESGSASFGMSVFNLGNAIMGSGILGLSFAMANTGIALFVILLASVAIFSLYSVHLLLKTANEGGALVYEQLGYKAFGTPGKLAASLSITMQNIGAMSSYLYIVKYELPTVIKAFTGANDDQWYVNGDYLVLLVSVGIILPLSLLKNLGYLGYTSGLSLLCMVFFLIVVIIKKFEIPCPLPEIHDHNLTHSLNISHSSHSDNTSDEDTCKPKYFVVNSQTVYAVPIITFAFVCHPAILPMYDELKDRSRRKMQNVANVSFLAMFIMYLLAALFGYLTFNQHVGDELLHTYTRVYKFDVLLLIVRLAVLTAVTLTVPVVLFPIRTTVNHLLCPSKGFSWVRHTAITVFLLAGTNAMVIFVPTIRDIFGFIGASAAAMLIFILPSAFYIRLVKKESMKSRQKIGALVFLILGIVVMFGSMTLIILDWIKNATSDSGH; encoded by the exons aTGCCCGAGATGAGAGATTTCAACAATGCTCCAGAAGATGACAGCAGCAGCTCAAACAGCAGTGAATACCCATGCCCAAAGAAGGTGCCACTGGATGG ccaATACCCCGATTTTGACGCAGAGTGCCAAAACTTCCTCCCTGAACACACGGGCAAGAAGAAGTATGCTACTGAATCT GGTAGTGCCTCCTTTGGCATGTCCGTCTTCAACCTGGGCAACGCCATCATGGGCAGTGGCATCCTGGGTCTGTCCTTTGCCATGGCCAACACTGGCATCGCCCTGTTTGT GATTCTCCTCGCGTCTGTCGCCATCTTCTCCTTGTATTCTGTGCACTTGTTGCTGAAGACGGCCAATGAAGGGG GCGCACTGGTGTACGAGCAGTTGGGTTACAAAGCCTTCGGGACACCGGGGAAACTCGCAGCCTCCCTCTCCATCACCATGCAAAACATTGGAG CCATGTCAAGCTACCTCTACATTGTGAAATACGAGCTGCCCACCGTTATAAAAGCTTTCACAGGAGCCAACGACGA TCAGTGGTACGTCAACGGTGACTACCTGGTGTTGCTGGTTAGTGTTGGCATTATCCTGCCCCTGTCGCTGCTAAAGAACTTAG GTTACCTTGGTTACACAAGTGGTCTGTCACTGCTGTGCATGGTCTTTTTCCTGATCGTG GTGATCATCAAAAAGTTCGAGATCCCATGTCCTCTCCCTGAGATTCACGACCACAACTTGACTCATTCGTTGAACATCTCACACAGCTCACACAGCGACAATACTTCTGACGAGGACACCTGCAAGCCAAAATACTTTGTCGTCAACTCACAG ACTGTTTATGCTGTCCCTATTATTACCTTCGCCTTTGTGTGCCACCCCGCCATCCTGCCCATGTACGACGAGCTCAAAGA CCGTTCCCGCAGGAAGATGCAGAATGTCGCCAATGTTTCTTTCCTGGCTATGTTCATCATGTACCTGCTGGCTGCCCTTTTCGGATACCTGACTTTTAACC AGCACGTGGGAGATGAGCTGCTGCATACCTACACCAGGGTCTACAAGTTTGATGTGCTCCTGTTGATTGTCCGTCTGGCTGTGCTGACCGCTGTCACCCTTACTGTCCCTGTTGTCCTCTTCCCT ATTCGTACCACTGTCAACCACCTCCTGTGCCCTTCTAAGGGATTCAGCTGGGTTCGCCACACTGCCATCACTGTGTTCTTGCTGGCTGGCACAAATGCCATGGTTATTTTCGTTCCCACCATCAGGGACATCTTTGGCTTTATAG GCGCTTCTGCTGCTGCCATGCTCATCTTCATCCTGCCTTCAGCTTTCTACATCAGACTGGTCAAGAAAGAGTCCATGAAGTCAAGGCAAAAGATCGGG GCATTAGTCTTCCTCATTCTCGGTATTGTGGTCATGTTTGGCAGCATGACCCTCATCATCCTGGACTGGATCAAGAACGCCACAAGCGACAGTGGACACTAA